From the genome of Prevotella herbatica, one region includes:
- the argS gene encoding arginine--tRNA ligase has protein sequence MNIENEICSSVISVVKELYGQDVHENMVQLQKTRSNFEGNLTLVVFPFLKISKKKPEDTANEIGESLVKTCSAIAGFNVVKGFLNLVIAKEAWIALLNDINANEKFGEKQVTENSPLVMIEYSSPNTNKPLHLGHVRNNLLGWSLAQIMEANGNKVVKTNIVNDRGIHICKSMLAWQKWGEGITPEKAGKKGDHLIGDFYVAFDKHYKAECEELKTQYIKEGMTEETATEKAKNEAPLIKEAHEMLVKWEHNDPEVRALWEKMNAWVYAGFDETYKALGVGFDKIYYESNTYLEGKKKVEEGLEKGLFFRKDDNSVWADLTQDGLDQKLLLRSDGTSVYMTQDIGTADMRFKDFPIDKMIYVVGNEQNYHFQVLSLLLDRLGFKWGKELVHFSYGMVELPNGKMKSREGTVVDADELVSAMVEDARKTSDELGKFKDMTDDEKQEVARIVGLGALKYFILKVDARKNMLFNPAESIDFNGNTGPFIQYTYARIRSILRKAHAENMNIPESLNVDAPLNEKEIELIQKMNEFGAALEQAGKDYSPSGIANYCYELTKDFNQFYHDYSILNAENEAEKITRLVLAQNVAKVIKNGMALLGIEVPERM, from the coding sequence ATGAATATTGAGAATGAAATATGCAGTTCTGTCATCAGCGTGGTGAAAGAACTTTATGGTCAGGATGTGCACGAAAATATGGTACAACTGCAAAAGACACGTAGTAACTTTGAAGGTAATCTTACTCTTGTAGTTTTCCCTTTTCTTAAGATATCAAAGAAAAAACCAGAAGATACTGCTAATGAAATTGGTGAGTCTTTGGTTAAAACCTGTAGTGCGATAGCTGGTTTCAATGTTGTTAAGGGATTTCTTAATCTTGTCATTGCTAAAGAGGCTTGGATTGCTCTATTAAATGATATCAATGCCAATGAGAAGTTTGGTGAAAAACAAGTTACAGAGAATTCTCCACTGGTAATGATTGAGTACAGTTCTCCAAATACAAATAAGCCACTTCATCTTGGACACGTTCGCAACAACCTGCTTGGTTGGTCGCTTGCCCAGATTATGGAAGCTAATGGTAACAAGGTTGTAAAGACAAACATTGTCAACGATCGTGGTATCCATATTTGCAAGAGTATGCTTGCTTGGCAGAAATGGGGAGAAGGAATAACTCCTGAAAAAGCAGGAAAAAAGGGTGACCACCTTATTGGTGACTTCTATGTTGCTTTTGACAAGCATTATAAGGCTGAATGCGAAGAGTTGAAAACCCAATATATAAAGGAAGGCATGACCGAGGAAACTGCTACCGAAAAGGCAAAGAATGAAGCTCCACTTATAAAAGAAGCTCATGAGATGCTTGTAAAATGGGAACACAACGACCCTGAGGTGCGTGCTCTTTGGGAAAAAATGAACGCATGGGTTTATGCCGGATTTGACGAGACATACAAAGCTCTAGGAGTAGGCTTTGACAAGATATATTATGAATCAAATACATACCTCGAGGGCAAAAAGAAGGTAGAGGAAGGTCTTGAAAAAGGACTTTTCTTCCGCAAGGATGACAACAGTGTATGGGCTGACCTGACACAAGATGGTCTTGACCAAAAACTGTTGCTCCGAAGCGACGGAACTTCTGTTTATATGACACAGGATATCGGTACAGCTGATATGCGTTTCAAGGACTTCCCTATTGACAAGATGATTTATGTTGTAGGTAATGAGCAGAACTATCATTTCCAGGTTCTGTCACTATTACTTGATCGCCTTGGTTTCAAATGGGGAAAGGAACTTGTCCACTTCTCATACGGTATGGTAGAACTTCCTAACGGAAAAATGAAAAGCCGCGAGGGTACTGTTGTCGATGCTGATGAACTTGTATCAGCTATGGTTGAAGATGCAAGAAAGACAAGTGATGAGCTTGGTAAGTTCAAGGATATGACGGATGACGAGAAGCAGGAAGTGGCACGCATTGTCGGTCTTGGTGCTCTTAAATACTTTATCCTAAAAGTTGATGCACGCAAGAATATGTTGTTCAACCCAGCAGAGAGTATTGACTTCAACGGTAATACTGGTCCTTTCATTCAATATACATACGCACGTATCCGTTCTATACTCCGTAAAGCTCATGCTGAGAACATGAACATTCCTGAATCGCTGAATGTAGATGCCCCACTTAACGAAAAGGAAATAGAACTTATTCAGAAAATGAATGAGTTTGGTGCTGCTCTAGAACAAGCAGGAAAAGATTACAGTCCTAGCGGAATAGCAAACTATTGCTATGAACTAACAAAAGATTTCAACCAGTTCTATCATGACTACAGCATACTAAATGCTGAAAATGAAGCAGAGAAGATTACACGTCTTGTATTGGCACAGAATGTTGCCAAAGTTATCAAGAACGGTATGGCTCTACTTGGTATTGAAGTTCCTGAAAGAATGTAA
- a CDS encoding RNase H family protein, producing MTNSNLTNPPDWRNDTVLPLPLEVKANAWAVDAACSGNPGPMEYQCIDLANGSQVFHFGPVHGTNNIGEFLAIVHALALMEKQGIKDKVIYSDSYNAILWVNKKACKTKLERNPRTEELYQIVARAEQWLRTHNINVPIIKWETKKWGEVPADFGRKNK from the coding sequence ATGACTAATTCCAATCTGACAAATCCACCCGACTGGCGCAACGATACCGTACTGCCATTACCTTTAGAAGTAAAGGCTAATGCTTGGGCTGTTGACGCTGCATGTTCGGGCAATCCCGGTCCGATGGAATATCAGTGTATAGACCTTGCCAATGGTTCTCAAGTTTTCCATTTCGGTCCTGTGCATGGGACAAACAACATTGGTGAATTCCTTGCTATTGTTCATGCATTGGCACTTATGGAAAAACAAGGGATAAAAGACAAGGTGATATATTCTGACAGTTATAATGCTATACTTTGGGTAAACAAAAAAGCATGTAAGACAAAGTTGGAACGTAATCCACGCACAGAAGAGTTATATCAAATTGTAGCGCGCGCCGAGCAATGGCTACGCACCCACAACATAAACGTTCCTATCATAAAATGGGAAACTAAAAAGTGGGGAGAGGTTCCAGCCGACTTCGGCAGAAAAAACAAATAA
- the ribD gene encoding bifunctional diaminohydroxyphosphoribosylaminopyrimidine deaminase/5-amino-6-(5-phosphoribosylamino)uracil reductase RibD, with the protein MELEYYMRRCLQLARNGMLNAKPNPMVGAVIVSADDRIIGEGYHVRCGEGHAEVNAFASVKPENEHLLKESTIYVSLEPCSHYGKTPPCADLIISKGVKRCVCGCIDPFAKVQGRGIRKLREAGIEVVVGVMEKECLELNRRFITFNTHSRPYIILKWAQSVNGFIDNDFKAFTFSTPFTKMLSHKLRAENDAILVGRVTDEREHPMLNVREWYGNDPMRIVLTHDTDINEMMKELYSKKIQSIIVEGGAKTLYSFIDSGLWDEIRVETSPKYINNGTKAPMLPYNTRLTNSFDIDGNSIRTFLKYTE; encoded by the coding sequence ATGGAACTTGAATATTACATGCGACGTTGTCTTCAACTGGCGCGTAATGGTATGCTTAACGCTAAACCAAATCCTATGGTAGGAGCTGTTATTGTTTCTGCCGATGACAGGATTATAGGTGAAGGTTATCATGTGCGTTGTGGAGAAGGGCATGCTGAAGTGAATGCGTTCGCAAGCGTGAAACCAGAAAACGAGCACTTGCTTAAAGAATCTACAATATACGTAAGTCTTGAACCATGTTCACATTATGGAAAGACTCCACCCTGTGCTGATCTCATTATAAGTAAAGGTGTAAAAAGATGTGTATGTGGCTGCATAGACCCTTTTGCTAAAGTGCAAGGGCGAGGAATACGCAAACTTCGTGAAGCGGGAATAGAGGTTGTCGTGGGTGTGATGGAAAAAGAATGTCTTGAACTCAACAGACGTTTCATTACATTCAATACCCATAGCCGACCTTATATAATATTGAAATGGGCACAGTCTGTAAATGGTTTTATTGATAACGATTTTAAAGCTTTTACTTTTTCGACTCCATTCACAAAGATGTTATCTCATAAACTAAGAGCTGAGAACGATGCAATACTTGTGGGACGCGTTACAGACGAGCGAGAACATCCAATGTTGAACGTGCGTGAGTGGTACGGTAATGATCCTATGCGCATCGTATTAACTCACGATACAGATATTAATGAAATGATGAAGGAACTGTATTCAAAAAAAATACAGTCAATCATTGTTGAGGGCGGAGCGAAAACTCTATATTCATTCATTGATTCGGGTCTGTGGGATGAAATAAGGGTAGAGACATCTCCTAAATATATAAATAACGGTACTAAAGCGCCAATGCTTCCATATAATACAAGACTTACAAACAGTTTTGATATTGACGGGAATAGCATAAGGACTTTTTTAAAATACACAGAGTAG
- a CDS encoding outer membrane beta-barrel protein, producing the protein MEKTRRTLLIVLILLAAIPMQSNNRTILLCGHVKDAFTNGGIKNVKITLLDENKVPVDSQTVQYYNEDKSYMDSYYKFSIPAEPKKYIIKAEHPDYETCYIKYDVKYVGRNESFEAPFHYMKHKIKTLQGKDLKDVVVKATRVKIVFKNDTVVYNADAFNLPNGSMLDELIRQLPGVKLTDSGEIYLNGKKVDNLMLQGEIFFKKDKQLALKNFPAYTVKNVSFYDKMTDRSKYLGYNNERKEFVMDVKLKKEYSKGYIANAEGGYGTHNRYTGRLFGLRYTPHSRFTLFGNFNNLNQECSPGSDGEWNPRSLYDGVSSIKTVGMYVFSANKEETVKNDLTASVKWDNSENNTRTVASTFLPTNENYVASSQNVRGHGIYSLIDNELTISKPFYISSSTGWMYYNCGSWYTQRSVTYNKSPFHDNEGAESLIDRIFKSELQPIDTTMVNSMQKDFDTHGYYSSLWQVLGTSKKLPWGDSFDVNMDATYTKEKSTVFNNYQIRYMDQNHDDLQNQYSKEPTTHFRYKAWGSYNIHLLNKWNIAMGYEYEQRYRHEIHDKYRLDWLDGWSKSHHIGDIPSTRDSLLAALDYGNSNYTWYHAREHSGLFHVFYDKDDKESKMRFDLNMNIINKYEKLRYQKASLDTMAFNRNWLFTPSVSFNYSTPKGMGLDMSYGTEINTPELAKKINVTDTTDPLARYRGNNDLKNSLSHVFHLGFRNRIASIQAQYNIAADFRIDRNLIGNAVTYNQSSGVYTYQPRNINGNWTGSVSNGFSMALDKDRLWNLENNASFNFNRNVDFVTLAGSADYQISKVNNIYVTDGLKLTMQKNKFRGALIGNMEWHNSVSLSDNFSTMNVFDFNYGMTATYVLPLNIGISTDLKMYSRRGYSESVANNNYLIWNMSLSRSFIKNKLDLRVTGYDLLQKISNHSFVVNGQGRTETFYNSIPSYVMLTIGYKISVNPR; encoded by the coding sequence ATGGAAAAAACAAGAAGAACATTACTTATTGTACTAATACTACTGGCAGCAATACCAATGCAGTCTAATAACAGAACAATACTACTTTGTGGACATGTGAAAGACGCATTTACCAATGGTGGAATCAAGAACGTGAAAATCACCCTTCTTGACGAAAATAAGGTACCTGTTGATAGCCAGACAGTTCAATACTATAATGAAGACAAAAGCTATATGGACTCTTATTATAAGTTTAGCATACCTGCTGAACCTAAAAAATATATCATTAAGGCAGAACATCCCGATTATGAAACATGTTATATTAAGTATGATGTGAAATATGTGGGACGAAATGAGTCTTTTGAAGCACCCTTTCATTACATGAAGCATAAGATTAAGACTTTGCAAGGCAAGGACTTGAAAGACGTAGTAGTAAAAGCTACAAGGGTTAAGATTGTATTCAAGAATGATACAGTTGTGTATAATGCAGATGCATTCAATCTTCCAAATGGTTCAATGCTTGACGAACTCATTCGACAACTGCCCGGAGTTAAACTGACTGATAGCGGAGAGATATATCTTAATGGAAAGAAGGTGGACAATCTGATGTTGCAGGGTGAGATTTTTTTCAAAAAAGACAAACAATTGGCCCTAAAGAATTTTCCAGCATACACAGTTAAGAATGTGAGCTTCTATGATAAGATGACTGATCGCAGTAAATATCTTGGATATAATAATGAGCGAAAAGAGTTTGTGATGGATGTCAAACTTAAAAAGGAATATTCTAAGGGCTACATTGCTAATGCAGAGGGAGGATACGGAACACATAACAGATATACTGGTAGATTGTTTGGGCTGAGATACACGCCACATTCACGCTTTACTTTATTTGGTAATTTTAATAACCTGAATCAAGAATGCTCTCCTGGATCTGATGGCGAATGGAATCCCCGTTCTTTATATGATGGTGTTTCTTCTATAAAGACTGTTGGAATGTACGTTTTTTCTGCAAATAAAGAGGAAACTGTTAAGAATGATCTGACGGCAAGTGTAAAATGGGATAATTCGGAGAATAATACAAGAACTGTTGCCTCTACATTTCTGCCTACAAATGAAAATTATGTGGCTTCATCTCAAAACGTAAGAGGTCATGGAATATATTCTCTTATAGACAATGAACTTACTATATCAAAACCTTTTTATATATCTTCAAGTACAGGATGGATGTATTATAATTGTGGTTCATGGTATACACAGCGTTCGGTTACTTATAATAAGAGCCCGTTTCATGACAATGAAGGCGCAGAGAGTTTGATAGACAGGATATTTAAATCGGAGTTACAACCCATTGATACAACAATGGTAAATAGTATGCAAAAAGATTTTGATACACATGGATATTATTCCTCACTATGGCAAGTACTCGGTACGTCCAAAAAACTACCTTGGGGAGATTCTTTTGATGTGAATATGGATGCCACATATACTAAAGAGAAAAGTACCGTATTCAATAACTATCAGATTAGATATATGGACCAAAACCATGATGATCTGCAGAATCAGTATAGTAAGGAACCTACAACTCATTTTAGATACAAAGCATGGGGTAGTTACAATATTCATCTGCTAAATAAATGGAACATAGCTATGGGATATGAGTATGAGCAGCGGTACAGGCATGAGATACATGATAAATATAGACTCGACTGGTTGGATGGCTGGTCAAAGAGTCACCATATAGGTGATATCCCTTCTACAAGAGATTCGCTTTTGGCAGCTCTAGACTATGGAAATAGTAACTACACGTGGTATCATGCACGTGAACATTCAGGTCTCTTTCATGTATTCTATGACAAGGATGACAAGGAAAGCAAGATGAGGTTTGACTTAAATATGAACATCATTAACAAGTATGAAAAGCTTCGCTACCAGAAAGCTAGTTTAGACACAATGGCGTTTAATCGCAACTGGCTGTTTACTCCGTCGGTATCATTCAACTATTCAACCCCTAAGGGAATGGGGCTGGATATGAGTTATGGTACAGAAATAAATACGCCAGAGTTGGCAAAGAAAATAAATGTTACCGATACAACTGATCCGCTCGCAAGGTATCGCGGAAACAATGACTTGAAAAATTCATTAAGTCATGTATTCCATTTGGGATTCCGCAACAGAATTGCAAGTATCCAGGCTCAATATAATATAGCAGCTGATTTTAGGATTGACAGAAATCTTATTGGAAATGCCGTTACATACAATCAGTCAAGTGGGGTATACACGTATCAGCCACGTAATATAAATGGTAACTGGACCGGTTCTGTAAGTAATGGCTTCTCAATGGCACTTGATAAGGATAGACTATGGAACTTAGAGAATAATGCCAGTTTCAACTTCAATCGCAATGTAGACTTTGTAACGCTTGCTGGAAGTGCTGATTATCAGATAAGTAAGGTTAACAATATCTATGTTACAGATGGACTGAAGCTTACGATGCAGAAGAATAAGTTTCGTGGTGCGTTGATTGGCAATATGGAATGGCACAATTCCGTTAGTCTTAGCGATAACTTCTCTACAATGAATGTATTTGATTTTAATTATGGTATGACAGCCACTTATGTGTTACCTCTTAATATCGGAATTTCTACAGACTTGAAAATGTATTCGCGCAGAGGCTACAGTGAAAGCGTTGCCAATAACAACTATTTAATATGGAACATGTCTTTGTCTCGAAGTTTTATCAAAAACAAACTTGATCTCCGTGTGACAGGGTATGACCTGTTGCAAAAAATATCAAATCATTCATTCGTAGTCAATGGACAAGGTCGTACGGAAACATTCTATAACAGCATTCCTAGCTATGTAATGTTGACAATTGGTTATAAGATTAGTGTCAACCCACGATAA
- the prmC gene encoding peptide chain release factor N(5)-glutamine methyltransferase, translating to MTYSELWRSLTDIYDEGEAKAIVRLLLEVRFGMNLTDILCGKIEELSDDKISQLNECLERLKKSEPIQYILEQEEFGGRIFKVAPGVLIPRPETYGLCKEIIKEYNRPYCALQPPEPMNVLDIGTGSGCIAITLALDLWNSNVTAWDISADALIIARENAHRLEAKVNLELEDALNITDENINRWDIIVSNPPYICDKEKKDMAENVLAYEPDTALFVPDDAPLKFYRAIAEYGIKSLKRNGMLAFEINPIYANETICMLKELNYKNIRTVSDIFGKQRFTICYK from the coding sequence ATGACATATAGTGAATTATGGCGAAGCCTCACAGATATATATGATGAAGGTGAAGCCAAAGCCATTGTGAGATTACTTTTGGAAGTGAGGTTTGGAATGAATCTTACTGATATTCTGTGTGGAAAAATAGAAGAACTCTCTGATGATAAAATATCACAGTTGAATGAATGTTTAGAAAGACTCAAAAAGTCAGAGCCGATACAATACATATTAGAACAGGAAGAGTTTGGCGGTAGAATATTCAAGGTGGCACCAGGCGTATTGATTCCAAGACCAGAAACTTACGGATTGTGCAAAGAAATAATCAAAGAATACAATCGACCATACTGCGCTCTTCAACCTCCTGAACCAATGAACGTACTAGATATTGGCACTGGAAGCGGATGTATTGCGATAACATTGGCTCTTGACCTTTGGAATTCTAATGTCACAGCATGGGATATTTCTGCGGATGCACTTATCATTGCACGTGAAAATGCGCACAGACTTGAGGCGAAAGTAAATCTTGAACTTGAAGATGCCTTGAATATTACTGACGAGAATATAAATAGATGGGACATTATAGTAAGTAATCCACCATATATCTGTGACAAAGAGAAAAAGGATATGGCTGAAAATGTGCTTGCATACGAACCAGATACAGCTTTGTTTGTACCTGATGACGCCCCTTTAAAGTTTTACAGAGCTATTGCCGAGTATGGTATTAAATCTTTAAAACGCAACGGCATGCTTGCATTTGAGATAAACCCTATTTATGCAAATGAGACAATCTGTATGCTTAAAGAACTTAATTATAAGAATATAAGAACCGTTAGTGATATTTTTGGTAAACAACGATTCACAATCTGCTATAAATGA
- a CDS encoding regulatory protein RecX, which translates to MKQISEKEAQLKLSSLCAQGEHCTQELIDKLNKWEISEDAQARIMEYLTKNKFVDDARFCEAFVKDKIKYNGWGRKKVEQALYIKRIPRSISDPVFEEIPDDMYLEKLRPLIKQKYPTIKARNEYERAMKLIKFAMGRGFDMRIIRMCIDEADELADD; encoded by the coding sequence ATGAAACAAATATCTGAAAAAGAAGCACAACTGAAACTGTCTTCTCTATGCGCACAAGGTGAACATTGTACGCAGGAACTTATAGACAAACTGAATAAATGGGAAATATCAGAAGATGCGCAAGCACGAATAATGGAATATCTCACTAAAAATAAGTTTGTTGACGACGCTCGATTTTGCGAAGCTTTCGTAAAAGACAAAATCAAATATAACGGATGGGGACGCAAAAAGGTAGAGCAGGCTTTATATATAAAACGTATACCACGCAGTATTTCCGATCCTGTGTTTGAAGAAATTCCCGACGATATGTATCTAGAGAAACTTCGCCCGCTTATAAAACAGAAATATCCTACCATAAAAGCTCGCAACGAATATGAACGAGCAATGAAGCTCATCAAATTCGCAATGGGCAGAGGTTTCGATATGAGAATCATTCGTATGTGTATTGACGAAGCAGACGAGTTGGCGGATGATTAG
- a CDS encoding ComF family protein, with protein sequence MISFFSRLIDLIAPRCCAICGCRLSITEQTLCSSCDRHIPRTWYERSPYDNMMNRLYWKQIPIEKTSALFFYDAQAPVSKAIYDLKYHHCPEIGVSLGEIAAREFNNENFFEGIDMIIPVPLTKKRQHNRGYNQSMMIARGISNVTGIKINNKIVKRTLFKESQTHKDVIDRKENVKDAFSIINTKAIANHHILLVDDIVTTGATTIACSQQLMKAEDIKISIVSLGFVKP encoded by the coding sequence ATGATTAGTTTTTTCAGCAGACTTATAGACCTTATCGCCCCACGTTGTTGTGCGATTTGCGGATGTAGGCTCAGCATAACGGAACAGACCCTGTGTAGCAGTTGCGACCGACACATTCCACGCACGTGGTATGAACGTTCACCGTATGATAACATGATGAATCGCCTTTATTGGAAACAAATACCGATAGAGAAAACCTCAGCTCTATTTTTCTATGATGCGCAAGCACCAGTGAGCAAAGCCATTTATGATTTGAAATATCATCATTGTCCTGAAATAGGAGTCAGCCTTGGAGAAATTGCAGCAAGAGAATTCAACAACGAAAACTTTTTCGAAGGTATTGATATGATTATACCAGTTCCTTTAACAAAAAAGAGACAACACAACAGAGGCTACAATCAAAGTATGATGATAGCCAGAGGGATAAGTAATGTAACGGGAATAAAAATCAACAATAAGATAGTTAAGAGAACACTTTTCAAGGAAAGCCAGACTCACAAAGACGTGATTGACCGCAAGGAAAACGTGAAGGACGCATTCAGCATTATCAATACAAAAGCTATAGCTAATCATCACATTCTACTTGTTGACGACATCGTGACAACAGGCGCAACGACTATTGCATGTTCACAGCAACTAATGAAGGCAGAGGACATAAAGATAAGCATTGTTTCATTGGGATTTGTAAAACCGTAA
- the pyrE gene encoding orotate phosphoribosyltransferase, protein MDILKKDFASKLLKVKAIKLQPNNPFTWASGWKSPFYCDNRKTLSYPDLRNYVKLEIVHNILEHFPDVEAIAGVATGAIAQGALVADALNLPFVYVRSKPKDHGLENLIEGELKPGMKVVVVEDLISTGGSSLKAVEAIRNNACDVIGMIASYTYGFPVAEKAFEDAKVKLVTLTDYDHVVAEALETGYIAEDDVEVLHKWRKDPANWNK, encoded by the coding sequence ATGGATATTTTAAAGAAAGACTTCGCTTCGAAGTTGCTTAAGGTAAAAGCCATTAAATTACAACCAAACAATCCTTTCACTTGGGCTTCAGGTTGGAAATCACCATTTTATTGCGATAACAGAAAGACATTGTCTTATCCTGACTTGCGTAACTACGTAAAGTTGGAAATAGTTCACAACATTTTGGAACACTTCCCAGATGTAGAGGCTATCGCCGGAGTTGCTACCGGAGCCATTGCACAAGGCGCACTTGTTGCCGACGCATTGAACCTTCCATTCGTGTACGTTCGCTCTAAACCAAAAGATCATGGATTGGAAAATCTTATCGAAGGTGAACTGAAACCAGGAATGAAAGTTGTTGTTGTAGAAGATCTTATCTCTACAGGCGGCAGCAGTCTTAAAGCAGTTGAAGCTATCCGCAACAATGCTTGTGACGTGATTGGTATGATTGCTAGCTACACTTATGGTTTCCCTGTTGCTGAAAAAGCTTTCGAGGACGCTAAGGTTAAATTGGTTACACTTACCGACTACGATCATGTTGTAGCAGAAGCTCTTGAAACAGGATATATTGCAGAAGACGATGTAGAAGTTTTACACAAATGGCGCAAAGATCCAGCAAACTGGAATAAATAA
- a CDS encoding SRPBCC family protein, which produces MAKFESTIRQINYPQQNVYNLLSDLSNIERIKDRLPEDKIKDLTFDENSISISSPMGAVKLNIIEREEPSCIKFETEKSPLPFNLWIQILPVDEASCKIKLTIKAELNPFIKGMVSKPLQEGIEKIADALQMIKYD; this is translated from the coding sequence ATGGCAAAATTCGAAAGTACTATCCGACAGATAAATTATCCTCAGCAGAATGTATATAACCTCCTGAGCGATTTAAGTAATATCGAAAGAATAAAGGACCGTCTGCCAGAAGACAAGATAAAAGATCTCACATTCGATGAGAATTCTATTTCTATAAGTTCTCCTATGGGTGCAGTGAAATTAAATATCATTGAACGTGAAGAACCAAGTTGCATCAAGTTTGAAACAGAAAAGAGTCCATTGCCTTTCAATTTATGGATTCAGATCTTGCCAGTAGACGAAGCCAGTTGCAAGATAAAGCTAACTATCAAGGCTGAACTTAATCCTTTCATTAAGGGTATGGTTTCAAAACCATTGCAGGAAGGTATCGAAAAGATTGCCGATGCACTGCAAATGATTAAATACGATTAA
- the argH gene encoding argininosuccinate lyase, translating to MANKLWEKNFEVNKEIERFTVGKDRDMDLYLAKYDVLGSMAHITMLESIGLLEKDELDKLLVELKNIYAICESGKFRIEEGVEDVHSQVELMLTQKLGDMGKKIHSGRSRNDQVLIDLKLYTRHELKEIVDSVKLLFDELIGKSNQYKDVLMPGYTHLQIAMPSSFGLWFGAYAEGLADDMLFLQAAYKMTNRNPLGSAAGYGSSFPLNRTMTTKLLGFDSMDYNVVYAQMGRGKMERNVAFALSTVAGTLAKMAFDACMFNCQNFNFVKLPKECTTGSSIMPHKKNPDVFELIRAKSNKIQSLPQQIMLIMNNLPVGYFRDLQIIKEVFLPAFDELKDCLQMAAYIINKMEVNEHILENSMYDPMFSVEEVNKLASAGMPFRDAYKKVGLEIEAGTFKADRNIHHTHEGSIGNLCNDKIQNLMEDTLKCFNFERMTNAEKELLK from the coding sequence ATGGCAAATAAGCTTTGGGAGAAGAACTTTGAAGTAAACAAGGAAATTGAACGCTTTACTGTGGGCAAGGACCGAGATATGGACCTGTATTTAGCTAAATATGATGTACTGGGCTCTATGGCTCACATCACAATGCTAGAAAGTATCGGACTACTTGAAAAAGACGAACTTGACAAACTTCTTGTTGAACTTAAAAACATCTACGCTATATGCGAGAGCGGAAAGTTCAGAATTGAGGAAGGTGTTGAGGACGTACATTCACAAGTGGAACTTATGCTTACTCAGAAACTGGGTGACATGGGAAAGAAGATACATTCGGGAAGAAGTCGTAACGACCAAGTGCTTATAGATCTAAAGTTATACACTCGTCATGAGCTTAAAGAAATTGTAGACAGTGTAAAGTTACTCTTTGATGAACTTATCGGTAAGAGTAATCAATACAAAGATGTTCTCATGCCAGGCTATACTCATTTGCAGATAGCAATGCCGAGTTCTTTCGGACTCTGGTTCGGTGCTTATGCCGAAGGACTTGCCGATGACATGCTATTTCTTCAGGCAGCGTACAAAATGACCAACCGCAACCCTTTAGGTTCGGCTGCAGGTTACGGTAGCAGTTTCCCACTGAACCGTACAATGACAACAAAGTTATTGGGATTTGACTCAATGGACTACAATGTTGTTTATGCTCAGATGGGACGTGGAAAAATGGAACGTAATGTTGCTTTTGCACTTTCTACTGTTGCCGGAACACTTGCAAAAATGGCTTTCGACGCATGCATGTTCAACTGTCAGAACTTTAATTTCGTGAAACTTCCAAAGGAATGTACCACAGGAAGTAGCATCATGCCGCATAAGAAGAACCCAGACGTTTTTGAACTTATACGCGCTAAGAGCAACAAAATTCAAAGTCTGCCACAGCAGATAATGCTTATCATGAATAATCTTCCTGTAGGATATTTCCGTGATTTGCAAATCATAAAAGAAGTATTCCTGCCTGCATTCGATGAATTGAAAGACTGTCTGCAGATGGCTGCTTACATCATAAACAAGATGGAGGTAAACGAGCATATACTTGAAAATTCTATGTATGACCCAATGTTCTCTGTTGAGGAAGTAAACAAACTTGCTTCGGCAGGAATGCCATTCCGTGACGCATATAAGAAGGTGGGGCTTGAAATAGAAGCAGGCACATTCAAGGCTGACCGAAACATTCATCACACCCATGAGGGAAGTATCGGAAACCTTTGCAACGACAAGATACAGAATCTGATGGAAGATACATTGAAATGTTTTAACTTTGAACGTATGACCAATGCAGAAAAAGAACTTCTGAAATAA